The Tripterygium wilfordii isolate XIE 37 chromosome 23, ASM1340144v1, whole genome shotgun sequence genomic sequence ACGAAGACATAAAACTCACTCTGTTTTCAGATTTTATATTAAGAAATGGCACAGCTGGAAAAAGGGGCTCTTCATCATTGACCTCATTGATCGGAGATGCTTGGCCGCTAAGGAGATATTCACTAAAAACCAAGCCTGTCAAAACATATGCTGGATATTAGATGAGGATCTAGAACTTTTAAATGACAACAATGAAGGGTCCATGCATTAGTGGAACATATGCATAGCCCATTAGCTAGTAACtttaaattgttaaaaaaataacagcCTTGAGCCAATGCGATGAACTCCACGTTTCTTCTTCTTGAAAACTTAAAAGCGAGGATATCAAATGAAGTTCAAAGGATTTACAATGTTATAAAAAAGGGTTGGCAATGATATGGTACTGCGGTGACAATTGTTTCAAGCATTCATGTATATTAGAGCAATAACACCACTGGTCCAGTGGTTGTTTCCTCAGTCCTCACTGGGCAGGGGTTATAATCCcaacattccaaaaaaaaaatagtaaagaaACTCAAACAATCAAAGAAAGCAATATGAATTATATGCCAGtcaacgagaaaaaaaaaaaaaagagaacaagaGATGAAGCATGATGAAGAAAGTAGTTACTTGCACGATACGGATTTAAGGTCCTTAGTTGAATGCATTGAtatgatttcaaattgcaaaacatGTGCGCCCATGTCACCACACTGAAAGAAGTGAGGGAAAGTGGGATAGACAAGCCCACGCAATTAGCCAATGCTATACCAAGCATGATGCCAATGGCTTTGCTCACCATTCCTTGAGCTTCACCTTTAGCAATAACCTGCAATTAGTAGTTCCCTTCAGAAAATATATAATGTGAAAGGAGAATCTCAAGGAATGAGCGACTTTCTTGAGCAGTAATGAGATTTGTGTATTCACCTCAGCAAAGTTCCTTTGGGCAGCAAAACCAGCATAGAAGCAACTCCGGGTAGCAGCCTGTGAATTTAAGGGCGAGAGCTTTAGGTATTCGCAAAATCTCACTTGACATTATTCAAAAGAACGTTGAGGGTGGTTATCATATGCTTCTCTTCCAAACATCCAGAATCTAAACCTATGCAAAACAAAATACTTGCAAACTTCACTGCAGTcgatttttcaacaaaatttgaCAGCTTGAGAACTTGGATACCTGAATCAGAGTAGCTGCAGAGCGTCCAGCACCCGCAGCAGCACCAATGGGAACAAAGAGATGGGGAAACGCAGGGGTTAACATCTCCAAACCGAAGGCGGCATTCTCCAGAAGATCGGCGAACAATCTCCATCCTTTAGGATCGACATCAAAATGGCGGCCGTACTTGGAAAGCATAATTTTGCTCAAGTAGCCAATTCCATCTTTGAGTACCCAATTGACCGCAGCCGCGGTGGGGATGGCTCCTTTCCCCAATCCAACAGCGTAGAGCAAGGAATGGGTGGCCAGGACGCCGCTGATTTGGCTGGCAACACCCTGCAGGCTTCTCCAGAGCGAGTAATCCAAGTAATCGCTGGTGACGCTTTGAGGAAATCCCTCAGGAAGCATCAAACGCTTGATAACATCTCTGCAACTCACCCATAAATTCTTGGTAATAGCCAGAGACAATGAATAAGTTTCGGGAACAAAAGCGTCCTTTGAGAAATCAGGAAAAAGTCTAATCCATTGGCTTCCCTTGACCTCCCATACCATACCAGCCTCTCCTTCTCGTGCTAAGGCAAGTGCTGCCGAAACCGAACAGCAGACGAATAAGGAGAGAAAGGTATAAGCGTGAGACGAATCAGAAGAATCATTGTGGTGCTGGCTATCGTCACCCCACCACCAAGACCCCCAATTGTTGAAGCgattattgttattgttgttgccGCCACCACCGGAACCGGGACCGCTAAGCTgaagaggaaaaggaaaagggttTCGCTTTACGTGTTGGACTTGAGGATGAGGCGGCGTGGTGGTGGAAGAACTCGTTAGCGGCGAAGAAGGTGCGTTCTTGTGACCAAGTGATACCAGAAATGGCCTTCCATCCAGATTATAGTCGCCATTCCCAGTAAGAGTACGACTGTCTCTGCCACAAACGGAAAACGAAGACCTACAATGGCAACCACACCCCATCTTGCTTGAAGAACCTTGGGTGAAAATGAGAAGACAGACGCAAACCCGagaaaaaatttaagaaaaagaaaataaaattagatcATTATTTAAAttgtttataattaaaaataatattttttttaatacaaaggAATGGGGAGGCTCCAAcccaattaaaaataatattaagtcATCACTAAtgcaaaaattatattgaaaatcAAAGGATGCTAAAATTTTTTAGTAGGGGAGAATTTCTCATCGAAACATATATAGGTGAATCACTTTCAAACTCGGGTTTTCAATTCTTACCATTTCTCGTAGTTGACAAGTAAGATCGTGTCAAAGTTCATATGAGAAGAATGAGGCCGAAACTCACAAAGAATAGTTAACTTCAGAAGGTCTCTCCCACAGAACAATTGGACCAATTTTAAACGTCTCCCATCAAACAACTGGATCAATTTTACACTTGCGCGATCAACCTAACTCGCTTCACGTTGATAATAGATGAGATCAGACCAAAGTCAATCTTAAAATAATGAGGCTTTAAAACCCACAAAGGAGACTTAATTCCACAAAACTTCTCACGTGTCTATTGCCCATGCAGGTAgaggtttttaaaaaaaaattaatggaaacTAAATTGACCAATCGATTTCTAttattttcaacaaaatttacttagaaattgatcaaaaatcaaaataatcatCCACAACCAACCTTATAGTGCGGTACAACCAACTATAATAGTTAAATTTATgccaaaaaatgagaaaaaaaatatttcaactaTAGGCTATAACCAACCAATCAGGCTCCTTCCTACATGCGAAGTAGTTACAAAATCAATTTCAGCTGCAAAGGTTACTAGTCCCCTGCAATAACATCAGATCTATATTCTATACCAAAAGCGCGATCTCCCTCCTCCCCCAACACGGGCTTCAGGTCGGTTCACTTCATCGTAGACTCGTTGTTGGTTGGTGGCGGGTTTACAGACACCGGTAGCTATAGCACTTTGCAAAATAGAGCGAGCTCCTGAGCGAGGGGAACAACGACCATGGATGATGATGTTTCAGTACAAGGTGAGGGAAACGGAAACAAGTATCATCCTTTTGAAATTGCCGATGGGTCTTCTGAGGCGACAGAATTCTCGCATTCTGGCGATGATGGATCTAATTCGTTCGGTAATCACGAATCAGTGCCTCCTAGATCCAAGAATTCTGTATCCACTGCTGACATTTTGAAGACTTTGTTCTTTATACTTGTATGGTACGCGTTCAGCACATTTTTGACCTTGTAAGTTTATTCTATTCTCGATCTTGCTTCCTTCTATTTATCCATCTTTGCAGATCGAACTAATTTTCTCCCTCTAACGATCTTCTTGTTTGTCTAGGTATAATAAAACTTTGTTAGGGGATGATTTGGGGAAATTTCCAGCTCCATTAATGATGAATACTGTACACTTTGTAATGCAAGCCGTTTTGTCTACTGGAATCACATGGTTTTGGTCCCATAGATTCCAACCTGCAGTTCCTATGTCATGGAGGGATTACTTTACGAAAGGTAAACAGATTGCGTTCATGTTCTTTGTTGCTTTATCTTGTGTATAAATTTTTGTCATAATTTTTTCAAATGAATTCTCACAACTCCTTCTCATTTTTACCTTTACATGTGTGAATAATCTCTATAGTTTTGTAAATCCACAGTTTAAATATGCAGTTATGGATAATATATTTTTCGAAGATATATAAAGAATTAGAAAACTAGAATAAAACCATTAGCTAAAGGATAAAACACACAGCGGAATTATGCTTTCTATTaagattttcttctttttcatgtaTCAACTATCAAGAGTTAAAATGCGCTTTTTTAGGAGtgaaaagaaagtaaaagttCTAATATTTACATCTAAAACATATGCCTACACTTGCATTATATACATTCAGTTAAATTATACTTTACATCAAAAACATATGCCTACACTTGCATATATACATTCAGTTAAATTATACTTTACATCTAAAACATATGCCTACACTTGGGTTATATATATACGGTCAACAAGAGTATAATTTCTCTTAATATAAATGTAAGTTCTTAACTAAATGATTATATTAAATtgcatgaattaaaaaaaaaaatggaaattctATATTTGTTTGTTGTCTTAATTCATTCTGtgcacatcattttttttttcaagagttAGAAAAATAAGTAAGATTCTAGTTTCTAATATTCTAGGAAGTACAGTAACTGTGAAAACAAATGCACACTAGTAACTTTGGCAGTATATAGGAATAAACATAGTAAAAGAGGATGATTATGGTCCATTATTTTTGTACAGTTTACGTTGCCATAGACTATAGTTTTCTGTTTTGgcatttcttctcttttcttaagCAATGTGTTTCATCCTTTTATGAAAACGAGTTATGTTCAAGGTCCATTGAACTCTTGCATCATTACAATCCCCTGGTTTGAAACATTAGTTAACTAGTTTATTAAATTTGTTGCATCTTGGATTTGCCCTATGCTCATCAATGATGTAGGTTACAGAATGTAGTGTTGTTAAGGGAGAATATACTCAAAAAGTGAACAtatcaaaaaaatgaatattgtGTAGATGTTTGGCTAGTGGCAACATAAAAAAGTGATAGGATAAGAAAAGAGATATAAGATGATCTCCTTGGAATAAATTATCCTGTAATTTCTCTCGTTCCAAATTAACCACATGATGGACATAGGAATCAACAGGATATTCTTCAATTTTATCTCATCTTTGGTCAAACAACTCCAAGATAGCAATTCTGAGTCAACCTTGAACTGCTTATTCAGTTTAGGCCCATGAGACAAATTGCAGTGGACCAAACCCTCCTTGACCAAGGGCAGAGAAGCTAGAGATGGTCCATCAATTCTTAATTCTTTAGCTTTGGATATCTAACTTTTATTATTGACTTTTCTATTAACTAATGCTACAGATGGACTTTGCTTTTACAGTTGTACCAACAGCTCTTGGAACAGCACTGGATATCAACTTGAGTAATGCATCCCTTGTCTTTATCTCTGTGACATTTGCCACAATGGTCAGTTATGTTCACGTCAACAATATCTTTTATGTTCACAAGTCGATAAATCTTCTTTTGCCCTTTTAAATCTTTGTTTACATGATTTGAGAAATTATACATGTGCTACATTGTCTTATTGACTTCAAATATTGTTTGATTACTTGCAGTGCAAATCTGCATCTCCTATATTTCTCCTTCTATTTGCTTTTGCATTCAGGTGATTTTATTTATCTCTAAATATATGAAATTGTATCCTTTTTCGAATTCTATTCCTTTGCTTGGAAGGCTTGATGTATTTCTTATGTGCATGTGTTTTCCTTGTACTCTAGTTTTCCTCACATAACTTTTTTGGTTCTCATTTTTTCTTCTCACTGGTTGTAATGGTTCTATCATAAAGATAATAAAACAGGGAAGATGAGTACATATGTTCAATTGTTCATACCAAGTTTATAGTCCAACATCTCTCCGTTTTGGATTAAGAGGAATAACGAAGTCTTAACAACAGGGAATCTTCTTTTTATGTTTTGGATGGTCAGTCAATGTAACAAAGTTCACTCTGTTCTTACCGAATAGCTATGCCATTGAGAACCATTTCCCACCCTTCATTTGGTGCATTTGTTGACTTCTTAGCTACAAGTTTTTGTTTCTAAGTTTTGATTAAGCCATTCTAGTTTGATGTTTGGTTTTTGTGAAATGTTGTCTATAAGGTGTCCTTATGTTATCcgcctagaggtcacatgttcaattactGGAAACGGCCtcgccacatattatgtgggggtaagttTTGCGTAAATCTTGtatgtccccgaccccgcccaccGTTGATACCTTGTGCAcgagattttttttcctaaacctATTATTCCACCCTTTTAGCTTAGTCTTTGTGTTATTTTTTGATGCGAATTCATTGTATGCTCTTCGGAATGGCATCCTCCTAGTTTCTTAgcacttcttttattttttattttgaaggtTGGAGACTCCAAGTGTTAAACTTTTGGGTATCATCTTTGTTATCTCTGTTGGGATCCTATTGACAGGTTAGtaggtatatttttttttatcaatcatTCCAAATAGCCACAAGGCTTTTCCAATTATCGTTTGCATCTTTCTTTTTTGCCGTTAATTGTGGAAAATGTAATGTTCATCCTGTATGGATTCTATTGAACAGGTTAGTAggtatgtttttattttcttttatcaatCATTCCAAATGGCAGTTACGCTTTTCCAATTAGAATTTGCATCTTCCTTTTGTAGGATCAATTGTGGAAATAAACATCCTGTTTAGTCGATAAGATGCTTTTGTCGCAAATTATTGATAGCTGCGTAACATTAAGCTGTTCATTAAAAAGTGTAAGTGTGTAAAAGTAGGGGCCGGTTAGTAAGAATTGTGTTGTGGCATGTCCTTTTGTTTTCCAATACTTCTGCACTCTGTAAATTCAGTAATTTACAGTTTCTTGGTTGACTTTGTCTTCGAAGGTACATTGTGGGGTCAAATTCGGGCACTTGGGTCCTTTGCGGTTTTCAGTGGCTTAGAAGTGGGCCTATATGAAGAACTTAAGACTGATTAATATATGCTTGCTAAATTAACAGAACTATGTGTTAAGATGTGCTTGTTTGGTTACATGTAGTAGATTTTGTTGTGTGCTTTCTTGAAGGATATTAGGAGTACTTTGTTGTGCTTGCCtagttgttttttgtttgtgtatGTTGTTTCTTCTGTGGTTACAAATAGAGGCGGTACAGAGAGTTTTTTGTTGGGAGGCATGGGAGATAGTTTAACTATTGCTCAGAGTATGATATTCGTACCCTGATACACTTTGGAAGAATGCTGGTGAAGTTTTTATGTACTGTTATTCAAGAATTATTAGGAAATTGGTTCTGGATGCTTGGGGCTAAGATGATGAGATAGACTCAAGTTCTTGGAGATAGGCTGTTCGAGCTGAGTTTGGGGCACCCGACAATCAATGGCTAATGGTGGCATTGGATGTTCACTTGCTGTTGTTTTTTGCCTGATAAGTGCTGTTGGTTTTTGTTACTGGAAAAGCACAAATTTATTAATTCACAAAAGCTGCCAAGGGATATATCTATCCTTTAACATCCAGAATCAGTGCTGTCTCTTTTAAACTAGGCAACAAATGGCCAAAAAAGTAGAAGCCTTAATTCCTTTTTCCAATCTTGCTACTTCATTGTACTCCTAAGTAGCAAGCTCCATTTCATTCACTGCCACATAAAGAATGATGATTATACGTTTAGCCAAAATTCAATGTGCATTCATCCATTTGGAATGTAGAACAATATAGTTTACCGTCTCCTCCTCCTGGCAAGAGGCAGCAGAGGGGATTAGGAGAGTTTGGGATGTTTTTGAAACTGTCCCTTTTGAGTTGGTGATCTTTGGAGTAGGTTTTGCTTCTTGGTTTGGGTTTTGTGGATCTTTGAATAAAGATTTTCTACTCAGCATTATTTTGCTGAAGTCAAAGATGCCTATCTAGCATATCACTTggatgtttttcattggaataaTTCCTAGAGCCCTATAATTATTGTAGCTGTGTGAGATGGAGTTACAGAGTCAGTTGTTATGCCTTTTGGCTCATTTTCTTCAAGGAAAGGTTGACTGCTAAATGGGCAATTTTTAGAACCTTATTTTATTCAGAGAGTCGGAGTTCCCTCTTAGTGTCCGAATAGAATTCTGTGTTGGGGATTTTTGTATGTGTCTAACTTTTAGTGGAATTGCTACTGCCACTGTTGGTGGTTGTGATGCAACTTAGTTAAGCATAATTTCAGTTTCCTGCATTTTTAATATCCAGGGAACCTTTTACTAGCTATTTTTTTATAACAGTTGCAAAGGAGACAGAATTTGAGTTTTGgggatttgtttttgttatgcTTGCTGCTGTTATGTCTGGGTTTCGCTGGTCCATGACGCAAATTCTTCTGCAGGTATGCTTTGTTGGTCTTTTAGACAACATCTTGTTTATTTGTAACATTATTTTATTCCTGAAGCTTAACAAGATATTTTCTAACACCATGTTGTTCGTTTGGAACTTTGTTTCGGATGTGGTGCAACATGGCGATTTCTAAATCAACATAAAGAAAGAAGTCTATGGTAGGTGCTAGTCTTCGACTTTCGTTTCTGATTTCTTGCTAATTGAGTTTATGAACTCTACTATTGCTGGAGTGTTTTTTCCTTTCGATAACACTACTAAGAATTGGTTCTGAGGTGAATAAAGGTAGTAATGTGATTCTCGAGCTAATTAACGAGTTTTTAAATAGAGTATTAGTGATATTTCTACCAAGCTCAATAAAAAAGTTTGTTTTTGGCGATTTATATTACTTGTTTGATTGTTCCTAAGCTTGTAAATAAGCTCATTCATTAAAATTGTTTTAGTAGGAGGGCAACATTAATTCATTATCAAGTAGACAATATAGCATCTAAACAATCATGTAGTTTTTGCCCAACATAGTCTATATTGTCCATTGCTATTGTCATACTAATGTTATAGCTTAATAAGAAATTTATATGACCATTGTTTTTTGGGCCAGTTTTGTACAATATTATGTTATACATGAATATGCTTCTTTTCGTCTCTTTTTCAGGCTTAAAAAATCCTCTCACGTTGATGAGCCATGTAACCCCAGTGATGGCATTGGcgacttttcttctctctcttatacTGGATCCCTGGGACGACTTCAAAACAAGTAGTTACTTTGATAATTCCTGGCATATAATTCGAAGTTGCTTGCTAATGCTTTTTGGTGGAAGCCTGGCATTCTTCATGGTATCACTTCTGATTGAATTTATTGCCAATTATTGTTGTTTATCGATGGCattattgatatttttatgttgttgttgacTTATTTTCCCCTTTGGAAAGTGGGCCgatttgtttttgaatattATGAAGTTTTACTTGATAAACTACATCGTGGCACATCCCATGCTGTGATTTCAGAATTTTACGACTTATCTTCTTTGGTCTTCTTGTTTGATAATTGACTTACTAATGTCACAGGTTTTGACAGAATATATACTTGTTTCAATTACTAGTGCCGTCACAGTCACCATAGCTGGTGTCGTCAAGGAGGCAGTCACCATATTGGTATATTCAATATTCCGTTCTTTATATCATCTTGTTCGTCTTATATGGAACCTATACATGATGACCCTTGTTGGAGAAGACCCCCAAAagaatcccacattgaaaagaTGTTAGAAATGAGAGTGGTTTACACTTTACAACACAATTGACGAACCCAAAGTCCCAAACTTATGCTTTTGAGTGAGATTGGGCTACTATCAATTGTGTTATAAATCCATGTATGAAGGCTGAATAATTTGGGACTAACCCTAAGATCCTAAAAATCTAACAGCACTTAATGTGGATTTCTTTTTTGGCCAGTCTATTTCATCCTGCCGCACTCAAATGGcagagaaaaaaatattggaCTCGGGAACATTGTAAAGTAGACTGCACTTGTCTAAAAATTGCTCTGCACCCATTTGAAAATTGTTCTTTCCAATTGTTAAGAGTAAATGTTGAATATAAAAGATTCAGTGTTCCTAACGGTATAGGATTTTAGGATAAACAGTAGCTCCCACCAATTATGATCTATCAATTCTTGATATAGTTGTATACTTGGATCTAATTCATTTTTGTTAATTACTTCTGCATCTCTTTGTTTTAATATGGAAATATAATACTGCCAAGGTTGTTAAATCGAATCGAATTGTATGAATCAATTCaccaaaattttgaattgtgAAGATTCACTTAATTTACAGTTGATCCGCCCCCAAACTTTGATGTGGATACATCGTGAAATTGGTGTTAAATTGATGTATGTTAATTGGTGTGTTCATTCTGTACTGTTCATGTTTGGCACATTGGACTAACTGCCACCAATTGTATGTTCCACTACTGATTCCTGATTATTGGTCATGCATACTCAGGTTGCGGTTTTTTACTTCCATGATAAATTTACCTGGTTGAAAGGGTTTGGTCTCTTCATAATCATGGTGGGCGTCAGTCTATTCAATTGGTACAAGTAAGTTACCTGTCAATATAAGTTTCTGATATCACAAGGTCTTTTCTCTATGGTTTTAAGAGTTTACAGTGTAGGCTAGATGTGTAGGCTGTCAAGTTCGGTAAAATAGCTTTATTGTTGCTTTGGATAATGTGAATTTTTAAATGTCTTTACTTCATTTCCAGTTGAGAGTATTCCCTTTTTTCCTGGATGTTGGGTACCTGGTACTTCTGTGAACAGTTTATGTCAAGGTTATGCTATTAAGAACTCATTTGTTTTTTCAGACTCTACATAATTCTTTGGGTATGCCAAAAATTTCATGAGGATATTGTCACCTCCTTTCTCTCCATCGTGTACTTGAGTTACATTTTTATCAAATACCTCATGTACACTTCATTGCTTGGGCATCTCGTTACGATTTTAACCAATTTTCAAATTTAGAAGTCTTTGTTAGACTGTAGAAATTACTGTGCTTAGCCTGGGTTTACTTTGTTGCGAGAAGTCCAATGTGTATTATGTTTGAGAGGTTCAACATTCTAAGAAAACAATGTGCATTTTGACCCTTGTGTCGTGAGTTCAAATCTTCCCCACACCCAAACTTACCTATTAAAAAAATCTGGGAGGGTAGTAAAAATATCCATTATTGATCTCGGCGATAAGTGTCTCGACTCCTTAAAAGCGTTCCTATGTCTTTCCGGCTTAATGTGTCATAGAGAACATGAGTAAGCACAACCCTCCTTGCAATTAAATTGTGCGCTTCCCACCATCCCATTTGGCCAACCAACATCTTAGACTATAATGGAATTTACAGTGTTGCTGATTCTAGAACGATGAATAGACATCACAACTCAAGTAATAGCTAAAAGACCATTTAACACAAATTTCTGTCACttatcaccatcatcatctgaGTCTTGTCCAAAACTTTTTCGGATTTACTGCATGAATCcataagaaaaatcaatgtGATTCCACTACGTGAATTCTTTATCGGCATTCATTCCTATCTAAGGGCATACTCTCAATAACTCCTATAGGATTCATGTTTTTTTAGTTACTTTTAGCCATGTCTTCTTAGGTCTTCTGTTTAACTATCTCCTCCATGAATTCTCGAAGTTCTTTTAACTAATTTGTTTAACTAATATGCATTTTTTTAACTAATTTGTTTTCAGATACCAAAAGCTGCAAAACGGTCAAACTAGTGAAGACGACATGGTGGTTTCTCCCTCAACAAACATGGCTGCAAAATATGTAATTCTTGAGGAGATGGATGATCAAGAAAATGGATCTTGACTCGTGAGAGCTTCTCTAATGCAGTCTCAATCAAGATCCACCCTTCAATATGGGGTCAAAAggccaaaataaaatttttactgGACTTGAGTAAGTCCTCCATGATACCATccgaaaataaaattttacccAAAAAACAGTTCCTGTTTACAATTTGTTTGCACCTAGGTTATAACCTCACACACACTGCACGATTTTTTCCAAATCTTCCTGTGCATACTTTATTACTAATGTGTCAATCCTCATG encodes the following:
- the LOC119993034 gene encoding protein root UVB sensitive 1, chloroplastic, which translates into the protein MGCGCHCRSSFSVCGRDSRTLTGNGDYNLDGRPFLVSLGHKNAPSSPLTSSSTTTPPHPQVQHVKRNPFPFPLQLSGPGSGGGGNNNNNNRFNNWGSWWWGDDSQHHNDSSDSSHAYTFLSLFVCCSVSAALALAREGEAGMVWEVKGSQWIRLFPDFSKDAFVPETYSLSLAITKNLWVSCRDVIKRLMLPEGFPQSVTSDYLDYSLWRSLQGVASQISGVLATHSLLYAVGLGKGAIPTAAAVNWVLKDGIGYLSKIMLSKYGRHFDVDPKGWRLFADLLENAAFGLEMLTPAFPHLFVPIGAAAGAGRSAATLIQAATRSCFYAGFAAQRNFAEVIAKGEAQGMVSKAIGIMLGIALANCVGLSIPLSLTSFSVVTWAHMFCNLKSYQCIQLRTLNPYRASLVFSEYLLSGQASPINEVNDEEPLFPAVPFLNIKSENRAQSVLLSSEAKDAAAEIKHRLLLGSKLSDIVNNKEDALALFNLYRNEAYILTEHEGKFCVMLKESSLPQDMLKALFQVNYLYWLERNAGIRVRRASTDCSPGGTLHLSLDYVQREFCHVKRDSESVGWVTEGLIARPLPNRIRETYVAS
- the LOC119993375 gene encoding probable sugar phosphate/phosphate translocator At1g06470, with product MDDDVSVQGEGNGNKYHPFEIADGSSEATEFSHSGDDGSNSFGNHESVPPRSKNSVSTADILKTLFFILVWYAFSTFLTLYNKTLLGDDLGKFPAPLMMNTVHFVMQAVLSTGITWFWSHRFQPAVPMSWRDYFTKVVPTALGTALDINLSNASLVFISVTFATMCKSASPIFLLLFAFAFRLETPSVKLLGIIFVISVGILLTVAKETEFEFWGFVFVMLAAVMSGFRWSMTQILLQKEVYGLKNPLTLMSHVTPVMALATFLLSLILDPWDDFKTSSYFDNSWHIIRSCLLMLFGGSLAFFMVLTEYILVSITSAVTVTIAGVVKEAVTILVAVFYFHDKFTWLKGFGLFIIMVGVSLFNWYKYQKLQNGQTSEDDMVVSPSTNMAAKYVILEEMDDQENGS